A stretch of DNA from Halobacteriovorax vibrionivorans:
TCCAAAGAATCCCGTTACATTTCGATAAGTATAAGATTTATGTGCATGGAAGCTAAAACCAGTTTCAGGATCTAGTTTCGTATTATTTGAGAAGGTACTTCCTCCTTCTTCCTTAATATCGGATGGCACAATATAAGATAGACTTCCCGTTGCAAGTAGAGATAGCTTTTCAATTGAACTAGGGAAAAAAGCAAAACCGGCCGTAATTGTCATTGGTGAATTCTGCTCAGTAGAAGTCATAATATTAGAAACTTTTTCTTTTTGAATACCCAGTGAAGCGGCCGTTTGTATAAAATAGTTGAACTCATCACCATTAGACTTTAGAAAGTAATCTAAGTTTTTTCCGTGGACCTGATTTATATTTAGGCCAATAAAGAATATTACAAGTGATCTAAAATACTTCACAAAAGCATAGTAACAAAAGACTTAAAAGTTTTAAGCTAGGAAAAAACAGCTGATAAATTAATGCGATTTAATAGAATTTAGGATATTCTTTTAAGTGTTTATTTACAGGAGAAATAATGGAATTTATCGATCAAATCATGCTCTATATAAATACTAATGTAAGCTTAGCTCCATATATTATCTTTGGGCTACTACTACTTGCTGGTTTTAATATCCCAATATCTGAAGATGTGATGTTATTTACTTCGGCGATTTTAGCTGCAAAAAATCCAGAGTATCTCTACCCTCTTTTCTTTGCTGTTTTTCTAGGAGCATATTTTTCTGATTTAATTTGTTATGGATTCATTGGACGCTATCTCGGTCCAAAGATCTTTGGAATAAAGTTCTTTGCTTCGATGGTGACGCAAGAAAGGCTTGATACAGTAAATGCCTTCTTTAAGAAGTATGGTGTCTTCACATTAATCTTTGGTCGATTTGTACCATTTGGTTTTAGGAATGCTCTATTCCTATCTGCAGGGCTTGGTAAAATGAATGCATGGAAATTTGCCCTTTCGGACTTAATAG
This window harbors:
- a CDS encoding DedA family protein; translated protein: MEFIDQIMLYINTNVSLAPYIIFGLLLLAGFNIPISEDVMLFTSAILAAKNPEYLYPLFFAVFLGAYFSDLICYGFIGRYLGPKIFGIKFFASMVTQERLDTVNAFFKKYGVFTLIFGRFVPFGFRNALFLSAGLGKMNAWKFALSDLIAATISCVVYFTVYYKFGEAAIEYIKKSNYVIGSVALAVILGFAIKKWKKKRVTN